In Sphingomicrobium sediminis, the genomic window GCAGCGGCCTCGGCGATATATTCGCCGCGAATATAGATGTAGGCCGCCCGCGCGCGCATCGCGAAGCTGCTGATCAGCGCGCCTTCGACCAGCTTGTGCGGGTCGTGCCGGATGATCTCGCGGTCCTTGCATGATCCGGGCTCGGATTCGTCGGCATTGATCACGAGGAAGTTGGGACGGCCGGGCGTCGGCTGCTTGGGCATGAAGCCCCACTTCACGCCAGTCGGAAAGCCCGCACCACCGCGGCCGCGCAGGCCTGAATCCTTAACCTCTTCGATGATCGCATCGGGATCGCGCTTCAGGAGCGCCTTGGTATCGTCCCAGTCACCACGCGCCTGCGCTTCCTTCAGCCCCGGGCTCTGGAAGCCATAGACGTTGGTGAAGATGCGATCCTTGTCGGTGATGCTAGTGATGCCGTTCATCACTTCTTCTCCAGCAATTTCGTCGCGCCGAGATACACGCCGGCAGCGAGTGCGACCCCGATGAGGAGGCCGAACAGATTTTTGAGGATCGAGAAGGCCAGCAGGATGATGATGATCCCGGCGATGATCTTGACGACGTTCTGCATTACCACTGACCCCGATAGTCGTAGTTGCGCTCGGTCATTTTCTTGAGCGTCGTCGGGCCACCCGCAGGTTCCGACGAGGTGCGGCCGACCTGGCTGCCGACCTTGGGCTTCTCGCCCTTTGCCAGCGCATCGAGAATCTTGGTCGTGCTTTCCTCGGTCAAATCCTCGTAATTATCATCGTTCACCTGCATCATCGGTGCGTTGGCGCAGGTGCCCATGCATTCGACCTCGGTCAGCGTGAACAGACCGTCCTCGGTTGTGTGGCCCTTCTTCATGCCCTTGGCCTTGCAGGCCTTCATGACATCGTCCGACCCGCGCAGCATGCACGGCGTCGTGCCGCACACCTGGACGTGGTATTTCCCGACGGGGACGAGATTGTACATGGTGTAGAAGCTCGCCACTTCCATCACCCGCACCACTGGCATGTCGAGCGCCGTCGCAACGAACTCGATCACCGGAATGGGCAGCCAGCCTTGCGTATCGGTCATCCGCCCGACCTGCCGCTGGGCCAGGTCGAGGAAGGGCAGGCAAGCCGACGCCTGCCGACCCGCCGGATATTTGGCGAGGATCTTGTCGGCTTCAGGCTGCGCGACATCGTCCCACGCAAAACTGCCCCACTGCTGGCGCAGCGCCTCGGTATCGGCTGCAAAATGACGACCGGCCATTAGCGATCACACTCCCCGAACACCACGTCGATGGCCGACAGCACCGCGGTGGTGTCCGCCAGCATGTGGCCCTTCATCATGAAATCCATCGCCTGCAAATGGCTGAACGCGGTCGGCCGGATCTTGCAGCGATAGGGTTTGTTGGTACCGTCGGCGACGAGGTAGACGCCGAATTCGCCCTTGGGGCTTTCGGTCGCGACATACACCTCGCCGGCGGGCACGTGATAGCCCTCAGTATAGAGCTTGAAGTGGTGGATCAGCGCTTCCATCGACTGCTTCATCTCCGCGCGCTTGGGCGGGAAGACCTTGCGGTCGAGGCTGCCGATCGGGCCGACTGGCATTTCCTTGAGGCACTGGCGCATGATACGGGCCGACTGGCGCACTTCCTCGACACGGACCATGAAGCGGTCGTAGCAATCGCCATTGGTGCCGACCGGCACGTCGAATTCCATGCGGTCATAGACTTCGTAGGGCTGCGACTTGCGCAGGTCCCACGGAATGCCAGACGCG contains:
- a CDS encoding complex I 24 kDa subunit family protein codes for the protein MAGRHFAADTEALRQQWGSFAWDDVAQPEADKILAKYPAGRQASACLPFLDLAQRQVGRMTDTQGWLPIPVIEFVATALDMPVVRVMEVASFYTMYNLVPVGKYHVQVCGTTPCMLRGSDDVMKACKAKGMKKGHTTEDGLFTLTEVECMGTCANAPMMQVNDDNYEDLTEESTTKILDALAKGEKPKVGSQVGRTSSEPAGGPTTLKKMTERNYDYRGQW